The following coding sequences lie in one Psychrobacter arenosus genomic window:
- the nth gene encoding endonuclease III: MSKAVKHKTADTPPSRRLPNRDVRPFFEKLAATIDEPVTELQYNSTFELLIAVILSAQATDISVNIATGPLFAVANTPEAILALGEDGLKDYIKSIGLYNAKAKNIIKTCADLIEKHNSQVPETRPELEALAGVGRKTANVVLNTAFGQPTMAVDTHIFRVSNRTGLATGKTVLAVEKKLVERIPDDFIVDAHHYLILHGRYTCQARTPKCGACPVYAECMFKDKAKFLEL; this comes from the coding sequence ATGAGTAAAGCCGTTAAACATAAAACTGCCGATACCCCGCCTTCACGCCGTCTGCCCAATCGCGACGTTCGCCCTTTTTTTGAAAAGCTTGCGGCCACCATCGATGAGCCGGTCACCGAGCTGCAATACAACAGCACGTTTGAATTGCTGATTGCGGTAATCCTATCCGCGCAAGCCACGGATATCAGCGTGAATATTGCGACCGGACCGCTATTTGCAGTCGCTAACACCCCTGAGGCTATTTTGGCATTAGGCGAAGACGGGCTCAAAGACTATATCAAAAGTATTGGGCTATATAACGCCAAAGCCAAAAACATCATTAAAACTTGTGCCGACCTCATTGAGAAACACAATAGCCAAGTGCCAGAGACTCGCCCTGAGCTAGAAGCTTTAGCGGGTGTGGGTCGAAAAACCGCCAACGTAGTTTTAAACACCGCTTTTGGTCAACCTACAATGGCGGTCGATACCCATATCTTTCGGGTAAGTAACCGTACCGGCTTAGCGACTGGCAAAACTGTCTTAGCGGTAGAAAAGAAGCTGGTTGAGCGTATCCCAGACGATTTTATTGTCGATGCGCATCACTACCTTATCCTACATGGTCGCTATACTTGCCAAGCGCGCACGCCCAAATGTGGCGCCTGTCCAGTGTATGCAGAATGCATGTTTAAAGATAAGGCAAAATTTTTAGAGCTTTAA
- a CDS encoding DUF3144 domain-containing protein, whose amino-acid sequence MQAFYHRADAVIELANGQLSPTSHSGQVGASLLYAAARYSASVASIGFVKGDDLRKEKEDILDFYTKQYRQMLSDNLDDYAQNFDKYIQVGK is encoded by the coding sequence ATGCAGGCTTTTTATCATCGTGCCGATGCTGTGATTGAATTAGCAAACGGTCAATTGAGCCCGACCTCACATTCAGGTCAAGTAGGCGCTTCACTATTATATGCGGCGGCTCGCTATAGCGCTTCAGTAGCCTCTATTGGCTTTGTCAAAGGCGATGACTTGCGTAAAGAGAAAGAAGATATCTTAGACTTTTATACCAAGCAATATCGTCAAATGCTAAGTGACAATCTAGACGATTACGCGCAAAACTTTGATAAATATATTCAGGTTGGCAAATAA
- the metK gene encoding methionine adenosyltransferase, which translates to MREYEIFTSESVSEGHPDKMADQISDALLDAIMREDLHARVACETLVKTGAVVLAGEISTTANIDIERIVRDTVNDIGYNHSDLGFDGETCAVINMIGKQSPEIAQGVDRSNPEDQGAGDQGLMFGYASNETEVLMPAPIEYAHRLMERQSELRRSGELAWLRPDAKAQVTLQYENGIPSAIDAVVLSTQHDPDVSQADLQEAIMESLIKHVLPANLLHAGTRYHINPTGKFVIGGPVGDAGLTGRKIIVDTYGGMARHGGGAFSGKDPSKVDRSAAYAGRYVAKNLVAAGIAERCEVQISYAIGVAEPTSISINTFGTSKISHAAIIELIRSHFDLRPYGITHMLNLLQPMYQQTATYGHFGREGSETAFTWEKTDKAELLKAAAGL; encoded by the coding sequence ATGCGTGAATACGAAATTTTTACTTCCGAATCTGTCAGCGAAGGCCATCCCGATAAAATGGCCGATCAAATTTCCGATGCCCTGCTTGACGCTATCATGCGTGAAGACCTGCATGCGCGAGTAGCGTGCGAAACTTTGGTAAAGACAGGCGCGGTAGTATTGGCCGGTGAGATTTCTACCACTGCCAATATCGATATTGAGCGCATCGTCCGTGACACGGTCAATGACATTGGCTATAACCATTCAGATTTAGGCTTTGATGGCGAGACTTGTGCCGTTATCAATATGATTGGCAAGCAGTCGCCTGAAATCGCTCAAGGCGTCGACCGCAGCAACCCTGAAGACCAAGGCGCGGGTGACCAAGGCCTGATGTTTGGTTATGCGAGTAACGAGACTGAAGTCTTAATGCCCGCTCCGATTGAGTACGCGCATCGTCTTATGGAGCGTCAGTCAGAACTGCGTCGTTCAGGCGAGTTGGCTTGGTTACGCCCCGATGCCAAAGCTCAGGTCACACTGCAGTATGAAAACGGCATCCCTTCTGCTATCGATGCAGTCGTCTTATCCACGCAGCATGATCCAGACGTTTCGCAAGCAGACTTGCAAGAAGCGATTATGGAAAGCCTAATCAAGCACGTGTTGCCGGCTAATTTATTGCATGCGGGCACCCGCTACCATATCAACCCAACGGGTAAATTCGTCATTGGCGGTCCAGTAGGTGATGCGGGCCTAACCGGTCGTAAAATTATCGTCGATACTTATGGCGGTATGGCGCGTCATGGTGGTGGTGCTTTCAGTGGTAAAGACCCTTCCAAAGTAGACCGTAGCGCAGCCTATGCTGGTCGTTATGTCGCCAAAAACTTAGTGGCCGCCGGTATCGCTGAGCGTTGTGAAGTGCAGATTAGTTATGCTATCGGCGTAGCAGAGCCGACTTCTATTTCTATCAACACTTTTGGCACCTCTAAAATCAGCCATGCCGCCATTATCGAGCTGATTCGCAGCCACTTTGACCTGCGTCCGTATGGCATTACCCATATGCTCAACCTATTACAACCGATGTATCAGCAGACCGCTACCTATGGTCACTTTGGCCGTGAAGGCTCTGAGACGGCATTTACTTGGGAAAAAACGGATAAAGCAGAGTTGTTAAAAGCGGCTGCTGGCCTTTAA